In Nicotiana tabacum cultivar K326 chromosome 21, ASM71507v2, whole genome shotgun sequence, one DNA window encodes the following:
- the LOC107804134 gene encoding uncharacterized protein LOC107804134 has product MLSDHGVNLTYMQAWRAKEKALKFLRGHPVDSYSRFPSYLYILEKTYPESVVKLQKTEDDYFLYAFIALNTSIMGWEYCRPVVVVDEIEFLLAICVIGSILPLAYAVVDSENNASWRWFLEQFKHAYDEKPNMSKFKKGHLKLSELYFFTARSYTLDEFNERMSKIEEIDTRVKEYLYDIGYHRWSRVHVMVNRTWTMTSNIAMSLNAVTKDARELTVTELLEYMRTLLERWTNEKLLNAKSTFTYLGKTIQQRVRSSTYHIHTVIDGVKRFIVCLQNKRCSCGQFQLDELPCAHALAALRHRNEYYENYYSPYYTRESLLQTYEMPVDPLPDESKWNVSQHISEEVVMPATRKGQPRIPQK; this is encoded by the exons ATGTTGTCGGATCATGGTGTGAACTTAACATACATGCAAGcttggagagcaaaggaaaaggctTTGAAATTTTTGAGAGGTCATCCTGTTGATTCCTACAGTCGTTTTCCAAGTTATTTGTATATTCTGGAGAAGACTTATCCGGAGTCGGTAGTGAAATTGCAGAAAACTGAAGATGACTATTTCTTGTATGCATTTATTGCACTTAATACGTCAATCATGGGTTGGGAGTATTGTAGGCCAGTTGTAGTAGTTGATG AAATTGAATTTCTTCTTGCCATCTGTGTGATAGGTAGCATATTACCACTGGCATACGCTGTTGTTGATTCAGAAAATAACGCATCATGGAGGTGGTTTTTGGAGCAATTCAAACATGCATATGATGAAAAACcaaatat GTCAAAGTTCAAGAAGGGTCATCTAAAGTTAAGTGAACTGTACTTTTTCACGGCACGATCATACACgcttgatgaatttaatgaaagaatgtcaaagattgaagagatCGACACGCGTGTTAAAGAATACCTATACGATATTGGCTATCATAGATGGTCTCGGGTACATGTTATGGTGAATAGAACGTGGACGATGACATCAAACATTGCAATGTCGTTGAATGCGGTAACAAAGGATGCAAGAGAGCTAACCGTAACAGAACTATTAGAGTACATGAGGACTCTTCTTGAACGCTGGACTAATGAAAAGTTATTGAATGCAAAGAGTACATTCACATACCTTGGGAAAACAATACAACAAAGA GTGAGGTCTTCCACATATCATATCCATACTGTGATAGATGGTGTGAAGCGCTTCATTGTTTGCCTTCAAAATAAGAGATGTAGTTGTGGGCAATTTCAGCTTGATGAACTTCCTTGTGCACATGCTTTGGCGGCTTTGAGGCACAGGAATGAGTATTATGAAAACTATTATTCTCCTTATTACACGAGGGAGAGCCTTTTGCAGACTTATGAAATGCCAGTAGACCCATTGCCTGACGAAAGCAAATGGAATGTGTCACAACATATATCTGAAGAAGTTGTAATGCCAGCTACTAGAAAAGGACAGCCAAGGATACCTCAAAAATAA
- the LOC107804135 gene encoding photosystem II 10 kDa polypeptide, chloroplastic-like: MAICAVMSSFSLKPSPFTVEKRAVRGLPSLGRSSSSSFRVEASGGKKIKTDKPYGINGGMNLEDGVDASGRRAKGKGVYQFVNKYGANVDGYSPIYNPDEWSPSGDVYVGGTTGLAIWAVTLAGILAGGALLVYNTSALAQ; the protein is encoded by the exons ATGGCAATTTGTGCGGTGATGAGTTCATTTAGTCTCAAGCCCTCTCCCTTCACAGTGGAAAAGAGAGCAGTGCGTGGCCTGCCATCACTAGGAAGGTCTTCATCCTCCAGCTTCAGAGTTGAGGCCAGCGGTGGCAAGAAGATCAAGACCGACAAGCCATATG GAATTAATGGAGGTATGAACTTGGAAGATGGTGTTGATGCCTCGGGCCGGAGGGCAAAG GGAAAGGGTGTTTACCAATTCGTGAACAAATATGGAGCTAATGTTGATGGATATAG TCCTATCTATAACCCAGATGAATGGTCCCCGAGTGGCGATGTCTATGTTGGCG GTACCACTGGCTTAGCCATTTGGGCTGTCACGTTGGCTGGCATTCTTGCAGGAGGTGCACTACTTGTATACAACACAAGTGCTTTGGCACAGTAG